One window of Athalia rosae chromosome 2, iyAthRosa1.1, whole genome shotgun sequence genomic DNA carries:
- the LOC105687731 gene encoding sperm surface protein Sp17-like: MYAALQKHGARHVYRLPEGLRELCSDISREVLRAQPEEIYSFIADYIDALLITRENAKVAVRVVNNILIGSESIVGILYQSGLSLEQIAVAATRIQKVFRSYLDLVDVQQDGTSERKMVEENSRICIREILKTTGTSWEHAEIAASTIQATIHSNAKIIFSNIHKPFFCFPFFGSDLGSLS; this comes from the exons ATGTACGCTGCTCTCCAGAAACATGGTGCAAGACATGTTTACAGGTTGCCCGAAGGATTGCGAGAATTATGCTCAGATATTTCTCGTgaa GTACTTAGGGCTCAGCCGGAAGAGATTTACTCCTTCATCGCAGACTACATAGACGCGCTTTTGATAACACGTGAAAATGCCAAGG TTGCTGTGAGAGTTGTCAATAATATTTTGATCGGGAGCGAGTCCATCGTTGGCATTCTTTACCAGAGTGGATTGAGTCTTGAACAAATCGCTGTAGCAGCGACAAGGATTCAG AAGGTATTTCGATCTTATCTGGATTTGGTAGATGTCCAACAAGACGGAACATCCGAAAGGAAAATGGTTGAGGAAAATAGCAGGATCTGTATAAGGGAAATTCTGAAAACAACCGGCACTTCATGGGAGCATGCAGAAATAGCTGCCTCAACGATCCAGGCAACCATACATTCAAAtgccaaaattattttttctaatattcacaaaccttttttctgtttcccaTTTTTTGGATCTGATTTAGGCAGCCTTTCGTAG